AGCGCGCACGCCGCGCGCCTGATCCACACGCCCCGAATTCTTGCGTGGCAGCGCCCGGCGCTGCCGCGAGGGATCACGCCCGGGCCTTGTCCGCGCGTGCCTGGATTTCCGATTCGCGAACCGCATGAGGTAACCCCGTGGCATTGTTCCTACAACAGATACTCAACGGCCTGACGCTGGGCGGCGTCTACAGCCTGGTGGCGCTTGGCCTGACGTTGGTCTACGGCATCCTGCACGTGCCCAACTTCGCGCACGGCGCGTTCTACATGGCCGGCGCCTACGTGTCGTACTACCTGATGACATCGCTGGGCTTGAACTACTGGCTGGCCATGGTGGGCGCCGCGCTGGTGGTGGCCGTGCTGTCGATGCTGGCCGACCGGCTGGTGTTCCACCCGCTGCGCAATTCGCCCGAGCTGCACGACATGATCGCGGCCATCGGCATCCTGCTGTTCCTGGAGGCCGGCGCGCAGGCGCTGTGGGGCGCGGACTTCCACCGCATGCCGACGCCGTATGGGCAGATCGTCGACGTCTTCGGCCTGACCGCGCCCCTGCAGCGCCTGCTGATCATCGGCGCCGCCTTTGCGCTGATGGTGCTGCTGCACCTGTTCCTCACGCGCACCATGACCGGCGCCACCATCATGGCGATGGCGCAGAACCGCGAAGGCGCCGCGCTGGTCGGCATCGACGCCACGCGCGTCACGCTGCTGGTGTTCGCCATCTCGGGCGCACTGGCCGCGATCGCCGCCACGCTGTACGCGCCGATCAACCTGGTCTACCCGAGCATGGGCAACCTGGTCATCACCAAGGCCTTCGTCATCATCATCCTGGGCGGCATGGGCAGCATCCCGGGCGCCATCGTCGGCGGGCTAATCATCGGCATGGCCGAGAGCTTCGGCGGCTTCTACGTTTCCACCGACTACAAGGACATCATCGCCTTCGTGCTGCTGGTGGTGATCCTGTCAATCCGGCCGCAGGGCCTGTTTGCCGCCAAGGCAGCCTGAGGAGGCGCACAACATGAAAGCACTGCAAGGAAAGACCGGCTGGATGCTGCTGCTGGCACTGGCCATCGCGTTCCCGCTGGTCACGCCCAACAGCTACTACCTGAGCGTGATGACGCTGGCCTTCATCTATGCCCTCGCCACGCTGGGGCTGAACCTGATCACCGGCTACACCGGCCAGCTGAACCTGGCGCACGGCGGCTTCATGGCGATCGGCGCCTACACGCTGGGCATCCTGACCGTTGACCACCAGGTGCCGTTCTGGCTCGCGTTTGCGCTGTCCGGCGTGGTGTGTATGGTGCTGGGCTATGTGGTCGGTGTGGTCTCGCTGCGGCTGAAGGGCCATTACTTCTCGATCTTCACCATGTGCATCGGCTACATCATCTACCTGGTGATCGAGAAATGGGAAAGCCTGACGCATGGCACCGTCGGGCTGATCGGCATCCCGGTGCCGGCGGCGATCGGGCCGTTGGCGTTCGACAGCGTGCAAGCGCAGTACTACCTGGTGCTGTTCTTCCTGGCGGCGGGCACGTTCCTGATGCACCGGATCGTCACCTCGCTGCTGGGCCGCAGCTTCATGGCCGTGCGCAACAGCGACGCGCTGGCCGAGGCGCTGGGCATCAACCTGATGCGCACCAAGATCCTGTCGTTCGTGCTGTCGGTGGGCTACGCGGGCTTTGCCGGCGCGCTGTATGCCGGGCAGGTGCGCTTCCTGGGTCCGGACATTGCCCGCACCGACCTGACCTTCGACATGGTGATGTCGATGCTGGTGGGCGGCATCGGCACGCTGTTCGGGCCGCTGCTGGGCGCGGTGCTGGTGCCGTGGATCACGCAGTCGCTGCAGTTCATGCAGGACTACCGCATGCTGGTGTTCGGCCCGGTGCTGATCCTGCTGATCATCTTCGTGCCGGACGGCATCGTGGGCTCCTGGCTGAAGAAGCAGGCACGCAGGGCCGCCGCCGCACGCCGCGGCAAGCCCACGCAGCCCGCCGTTACCGGCAATCACGCTGTCCCGACCACCCGCGCCGGAGCCGACCATGCTTGAGATTCGCAACCTGACCAAGAAATTCGGCGGCCTGACCGCGGTGCACGATGTCTCGGTGACCTTCGAGCAGGGCCACATCAACGCCATCATCGGCCCCAACGGCGCCGGCAAGACGACCTTCTTCAATCTGGTGGCAGGCACGCACGCCCCCT
This genomic window from Cupriavidus sp. P-10 contains:
- a CDS encoding branched-chain amino acid ABC transporter permease, with the protein product MALFLQQILNGLTLGGVYSLVALGLTLVYGILHVPNFAHGAFYMAGAYVSYYLMTSLGLNYWLAMVGAALVVAVLSMLADRLVFHPLRNSPELHDMIAAIGILLFLEAGAQALWGADFHRMPTPYGQIVDVFGLTAPLQRLLIIGAAFALMVLLHLFLTRTMTGATIMAMAQNREGAALVGIDATRVTLLVFAISGALAAIAATLYAPINLVYPSMGNLVITKAFVIIILGGMGSIPGAIVGGLIIGMAESFGGFYVSTDYKDIIAFVLLVVILSIRPQGLFAAKAA
- a CDS encoding branched-chain amino acid ABC transporter permease; the encoded protein is MKALQGKTGWMLLLALAIAFPLVTPNSYYLSVMTLAFIYALATLGLNLITGYTGQLNLAHGGFMAIGAYTLGILTVDHQVPFWLAFALSGVVCMVLGYVVGVVSLRLKGHYFSIFTMCIGYIIYLVIEKWESLTHGTVGLIGIPVPAAIGPLAFDSVQAQYYLVLFFLAAGTFLMHRIVTSLLGRSFMAVRNSDALAEALGINLMRTKILSFVLSVGYAGFAGALYAGQVRFLGPDIARTDLTFDMVMSMLVGGIGTLFGPLLGAVLVPWITQSLQFMQDYRMLVFGPVLILLIIFVPDGIVGSWLKKQARRAAAARRGKPTQPAVTGNHAVPTTRAGADHA